ACCTGCTTCCGGGTCCGCGGCAAATTCAGCGCATATTCGTCGCCAGCGACGCTCCAGACGCCCTCTGCAGCGAGCTATCGCAGCTCGCAGGCGCCTAAGATGGCGCTTGGTCTCTTGGCCGCATTTCGGCCTGTCTCACGAATGTGTCGCGCTCGAAGTTGCTCCACGCTTTTGCTCGGACGACGTCGTGAATGTGCTCAAGCGCGTGTCGCGAGCGCGGCATTCCGAAGATGATTCGCTGCGATAACGGCACCGAAGTCGTTGCCAAGCCACTGGATCAATGGACGTTCTGGAACAAGGTCGTGCTAGATTTCTCCCGCCCCCGGCACACCAACGGATAACGCGTTCATCGAATCATTCAACGGCGGCGTTCGACGCGAAGTGCTCAACCCGTCGTATTTGGAGACCCTCAGACAAACGCATGCGAACCTAGCCGTGCGCCAGCTCGCGGGCGTTGCTTCGTGAGGATTTTGGGGCGGTCATAGCACGAATATTGGTGACGAGGCCCGTCGATGCGACCATGGCGATGTGGACGATCGCGAAGGCGCAGAGCGCCCAGACCAATCCGAAGTGCCAGAGTTTGACGCCGCCGATGAAGGGCGCGCCGAGCGGGCGCAAAGCATGGATGGGGAGCATGGCGGTTCCGGTGATCACGATGAGCGGTGAGATGACGAACAGCACCATCGTGTACGCGATTTTCTGTAACGGGTTGTATCCGTCGTACGATGGCGGCGTTTTCCGTAGCCCGAGATAGTACAGTTGCATTGGCAGCGCCTTGCGCACGTCGTCCCCGCGAAGAACGAGCCGCGAGAAGTGGCCGCTGCGTATCCCCCAAACGATGTAAGTGATCCCGCAGATCGCGAAGAGTGCGGCAAATACGTAGTGCATGATTTTCGGCTCGAACGGTATCGCCAGCCATGCGGGCAG
The DNA window shown above is from Candidatus Dormiibacterota bacterium and carries:
- a CDS encoding cytochrome b/b6 domain-containing protein produces the protein MAHAHTAQHHSLTTRLTHWGTTMAFIMLFGSGAALFNHSPKFNISGHTYVLPHLPAWLAIPFEPKIMHYVFAALFAICGITYIVWGIRSGHFSRLVLRGDDVRKALPMQLYYLGLRKTPPSYDGYNPLQKIAYTMVLFVISPLIVITGTAMLPIHALRPLGAPFIGGVKLWHFGLVWALCAFAIVHIAMVASTGLVTNIRAMTAPKSSRSNARELAHG